In Caldisericaceae bacterium, a genomic segment contains:
- the secF gene encoding protein translocase subunit SecF yields MSFRDRIKSWDIVGQSKIWFTISIIVILLGLISMGINWVKTGSPLNLGIDFKGGTVLSLACETKPDAQKVRDIVASLGYKDAIVQEALGNKIIVKINTTTISEEDQTKIENEIDKLYKIKKDSIQITSIAPVIGAELMKNGSLALGLALLFVLLYISIRFEYKIALSTILALLHDVLVTLGLLSLFRVELNAPFIGAFLAIITYSVEDTVVVMDRIREKLKFRLKESFRKLVNDSITEVWVRSMNTSITTLFSSLALLIFGGSAIRDFSSTFLIGLISGTYSSIYIASPLLILFKGETIQKELERNESVVTVVENAPGSVESKETTKFESVQSEQEEKITPPKTTKKKSKKNDKKRK; encoded by the coding sequence ATGAGTTTTAGAGATAGAATAAAGAGTTGGGATATCGTTGGGCAGTCAAAGATCTGGTTTACTATTTCAATTATTGTTATACTGCTTGGTTTGATTTCAATGGGGATTAACTGGGTAAAAACAGGGTCTCCCTTGAATCTTGGTATTGATTTTAAGGGTGGAACGGTTTTATCCTTAGCCTGTGAAACTAAACCAGATGCACAAAAGGTAAGGGATATTGTTGCCAGTCTCGGCTATAAAGATGCAATTGTTCAAGAGGCACTTGGAAACAAAATTATTGTAAAGATTAATACAACTACTATATCAGAAGAGGATCAAACGAAAATCGAAAATGAAATTGACAAACTATATAAAATAAAAAAGGATTCTATCCAGATAACTTCTATTGCACCGGTTATTGGTGCTGAATTAATGAAAAATGGTTCCCTTGCCCTTGGACTTGCACTTCTATTTGTCCTTTTATACATCTCAATAAGGTTTGAGTATAAAATTGCTCTTTCAACTATTTTGGCTCTTTTACACGATGTTCTTGTTACCCTTGGTTTACTTTCCCTTTTCAGGGTTGAACTTAATGCGCCTTTTATCGGTGCTTTTCTTGCTATCATTACCTACTCTGTTGAAGATACTGTTGTAGTGATGGATAGAATCAGGGAAAAGCTCAAGTTTAGGCTAAAAGAGTCTTTTAGGAAACTTGTTAACGATAGTATTACAGAGGTTTGGGTTCGTTCAATGAATACATCTATAACAACTCTATTTTCATCTTTAGCGCTTCTTATTTTTGGAGGTTCTGCAATAAGAGATTTTTCTTCCACTTTCCTCATTGGTCTTATAAGTGGAACATATTCCTCTATCTATATAGCTTCGCCTCTTCTTATTCTTTTTAAAGGAGAAACAATTCAAAAAGAACTTGAAAGAAATGAAAGTGTTGTGACAGTTGTTGAAAATGCTCCAGGTAGTGTAGAATCTAAAGAAACTACGAAATTTGAAAGCGTCCAATCGGAACAAGAAGAAAAAATAACACCTCCCAAAACAACAAAAAAGAAATCAAAAAAGAATGATAAAAAGAGAAAATGA
- a CDS encoding adenine phosphoribosyltransferase, protein MDLKKFIRNIPDFPQKGILFRDLTPLIGDKEAFNFTVKSIANQFKDYRVDKVAAIEARGFIIGAPIAVELGAGFVPIRKPGKLPYEVIRKEFQLEYGMSILELHQDAVKKGERVLMIDDLLATGGTALAASELVESLGAEIVGWGFIVILKGLKGEEKIGKYPIFSLVDFD, encoded by the coding sequence ATGGACCTTAAAAAATTTATACGTAACATCCCAGATTTTCCCCAGAAAGGAATTTTGTTTAGAGATTTAACTCCGCTTATAGGAGATAAAGAGGCATTTAATTTTACGGTGAAATCTATTGCTAATCAATTTAAAGATTATCGAGTTGATAAAGTTGCTGCTATAGAAGCACGTGGGTTTATTATTGGAGCTCCAATTGCGGTAGAACTTGGTGCAGGTTTTGTGCCAATAAGAAAACCTGGCAAGCTTCCTTATGAGGTAATAAGGAAAGAGTTCCAACTTGAATACGGAATGTCAATACTTGAACTCCACCAAGATGCTGTTAAAAAGGGTGAAAGAGTATTAATGATTGACGATCTTCTTGCAACAGGAGGGACTGCACTTGCCGCATCAGAACTCGTTGAATCCCTTGGTGCAGAAATTGTTGGTTGGGGTTTTATTGTCATACTAAAAGGGTTGAAAGGAGAAGAGAAAATAGGGAAATACCCAATATTTTCCCTTGTTGACTTTGACTAA